A region of Sulfurimonas sp. DNA encodes the following proteins:
- a CDS encoding OmpA family protein, whose product MKSLIISSIVFAMLVFSGCADKEPTVDTKVEQEVVAQEVDSVKTETVAAEDASVAENSILNSDSNEVNMATLEKELLSVYFDYDKFSVRADMQEKVTNSATLANGTAGAFTVKLEGNCDEWGSDEYNFALGLKRASAVKKALVAEGVDEGRITMVSYGESNPVCSNKTKDCWAKNRRVDFKLLP is encoded by the coding sequence ATGAAAAGTTTAATCATTTCAAGTATAGTTTTTGCAATGTTAGTTTTTAGTGGTTGTGCAGATAAAGAACCAACAGTTGATACGAAAGTGGAACAAGAAGTTGTAGCTCAGGAAGTTGATTCTGTAAAAACGGAGACTGTAGCTGCCGAAGATGCATCAGTTGCTGAAAATAGTATTTTAAACTCAGACTCGAATGAGGTAAATATGGCAACTTTAGAAAAAGAATTATTGTCAGTGTATTTTGACTATGATAAATTTAGTGTTCGTGCTGATATGCAAGAAAAAGTAACAAATAGTGCTACTTTAGCGAATGGTACTGCTGGTGCTTTTACTGTTAAACTAGAAGGTAATTGTGATGAGTGGGGCAGTGATGAGTACAACTTTGCATTAGGACTTAAAAGAGCTTCGGCTGTTAAAAAAGCATTAGTTGCTGAGGGCGTAGATGAAGGTCGTATAACAATGGTAAGTTATGGTGAGAGTAATCCAGTGTGTAGTAATAAAACAAAAGATTGTTGGGCAAAAAATCGTCGCGTAGACTTTAAACTTCTTCCATAA
- the tolB gene encoding Tol-Pal system protein TolB — MKILLSWIFIISISFANDATIDVIKKVESLPTIAVEDSSVSYDDTFKLRFFKALVADLNVISLFNVDRHHRKTHYNDTDVIVENKNMDYVLRYKLEEDDDGALNVELKLLKNNEAVLLKKYRINRKNVYIFISHTIAYDVNEFMGASSVEWMKRRVIFSKVVSSKKTEIVIADYTLTYQHIMVKGGFSIFPKWANKKQTAFYYTTLDTKKPTLKYVDISTGESKAIISSDGMMICSDVSNDSTKLLLTMAPKGQPDIYLYDTQTFKAKKITNYTGIDVNAQFMNDKKIVFVSGRLGYPNIFSKVIGSSGVDQMVYYGKSNAACSAFGEYIVYKSRESSNAFSKNTFNLHLISTKTDFIRRLTATGINEFPRFSKDGDAILFIKNYKSQSSIGIIRLNHNKNYLFPLKYGRLQAMDW, encoded by the coding sequence GTGAAAATATTACTATCTTGGATATTTATAATTTCAATTTCTTTTGCAAATGATGCAACGATAGATGTAATTAAAAAAGTTGAATCACTTCCAACAATAGCAGTAGAAGATTCTTCTGTAAGTTATGATGATACATTTAAACTGCGTTTTTTTAAAGCGTTAGTTGCAGATTTAAATGTCATATCTTTATTTAATGTAGATAGACATCATCGTAAAACTCACTATAATGACACAGATGTTATAGTAGAAAATAAGAATATGGATTATGTTTTAAGATATAAACTAGAAGAAGATGATGATGGAGCGCTAAATGTTGAGCTGAAGCTTCTTAAAAATAATGAAGCAGTTTTATTAAAAAAATATAGAATTAATAGAAAAAATGTATATATTTTCATATCTCATACAATTGCTTATGATGTAAATGAGTTTATGGGTGCTTCTTCTGTCGAGTGGATGAAAAGAAGAGTTATTTTTTCTAAAGTTGTAAGTTCAAAAAAAACTGAAATAGTCATTGCTGATTATACTCTTACATATCAGCATATAATGGTTAAAGGTGGATTTAGTATATTTCCAAAATGGGCAAATAAAAAGCAAACAGCATTTTACTACACAACACTTGATACTAAAAAACCAACCCTTAAATATGTTGATATATCAACGGGGGAAAGTAAAGCTATTATCTCATCCGATGGAATGATGATTTGCTCTGATGTAAGCAATGATTCTACAAAGTTACTTTTAACGATGGCTCCAAAAGGACAACCAGATATTTATTTATATGATACCCAAACTTTTAAAGCAAAAAAAATAACAAACTATACTGGCATTGATGTAAATGCTCAATTTATGAATGATAAAAAAATTGTTTTTGTATCTGGGAGATTAGGCTATCCAAATATTTTTTCTAAAGTTATTGGAAGTAGTGGTGTAGACCAAATGGTTTATTATGGAAAAAGTAATGCTGCATGTAGTGCATTTGGTGAATATATAGTTTATAAATCAAGAGAGAGTTCAAATGCTTTTTCAAAGAATACATTTAACTTGCATCTTATCTCTACAAAAACAGATTTTATAAGAAGACTGACCGCAACTGGTATAAATGAGTTTCCAAGATTCTCAAAAGATGGAGATGCGATTCTTTTTATTAAAAACTACAAAAGTCAGAGTTCTATAGGAATCATAAGATTAAACCACAATAAAAACTATCTTTTTCCACTGAAGTATGGAAGATTACAAGCTATGGATTGGTAA
- a CDS encoding TonB C-terminal domain-containing protein → MVNNNSYFYISGFISISLFSFFFFVVLYMMLSISKSKIFALKKDNYISISLELQDIKTVPLKNTAKKQALNIDDLFSEVWTKKIDKIKKVDNKRLQDISKKSKKIEITTKKIFLTDIHLNKNEELKKSSSTGEVNEYLAKIQALVYQNFTPPPNSQGHNVEAVIELTSLGKLIDFRILVYSQNSSLNDECDKIKKRLSSTLFPANMNNQSFRATINLIPENKDKM, encoded by the coding sequence ATGGTTAATAACAATTCATATTTTTATATAAGTGGGTTTATCTCTATATCTTTATTTTCTTTTTTCTTTTTTGTAGTTCTATATATGATGCTATCAATATCAAAATCTAAAATTTTTGCTTTAAAAAAAGATAATTATATATCTATTTCTTTGGAACTTCAAGATATTAAGACTGTTCCATTGAAGAATACAGCAAAGAAACAAGCTTTAAACATAGATGATCTTTTTAGTGAGGTATGGACCAAAAAAATAGATAAGATAAAAAAAGTTGATAATAAAAGATTACAAGATATAAGTAAAAAATCAAAAAAAATAGAAATAACTACTAAAAAGATTTTTTTAACAGATATACATTTAAACAAAAATGAAGAGTTGAAGAAATCATCAAGTACTGGTGAAGTTAATGAATATTTAGCTAAAATTCAAGCTTTAGTTTATCAAAATTTTACACCTCCACCTAACTCGCAAGGTCATAATGTAGAAGCTGTTATTGAGTTGACTTCACTTGGTAAATTGATTGATTTTAGAATTTTGGTTTACTCTCAAAATAGTAGTTTAAACGATGAGTGCGATAAAATAAAAAAAAGATTAAGTTCAACGCTATTCCCAGCTAATATGAACAATCAGTCTTTTAGAGCAACAATTAATTTAATACCTGAAAATAAGGATAAAATGTGA
- a CDS encoding biopolymer transporter ExbD, producing MIYDWEDKPELNITPLVDVMLVLLAILMVIAPNIIYEENIKLPQGSMSKQLSKISPVHISIDKNLNIKINKDNYSLHEFMDNFFLYSQKLDLKATVLISADKTLEYGVVMSVLAAVKQAGFSEVSLATNG from the coding sequence ATGATTTATGATTGGGAAGATAAACCAGAATTAAATATTACACCATTAGTTGATGTTATGTTAGTATTACTTGCAATATTAATGGTTATAGCTCCAAATATTATTTACGAAGAAAACATTAAACTGCCACAAGGCTCAATGAGTAAACAACTCTCTAAAATTTCACCAGTGCATATTTCAATAGATAAAAATTTAAATATTAAAATAAATAAAGATAATTATTCACTGCACGAGTTTATGGATAATTTTTTTCTTTATTCTCAAAAACTAGATTTAAAAGCAACTGTGCTGATTAGTGCAGACAAAACTCTAGAATATGGTGTTGTTATGTCAGTATTGGCTGCAGTTAAACAAGCAGGTTTTTCTGAGGTTTCACTAGCTACAAATGGTTAA
- a CDS encoding MotA/TolQ/ExbB proton channel family protein, which translates to MINNLIDFYLKSHPVTLGVLVLLSVYFIVLNWVFFYRYFSINSWLQKENASLESLLLGASTVNDDSFLNNFIKTSTNIGKEILDLGMLAATKEATKGLSLLSVFASTTPFIGLFGTVVSILDTFTHIGQSSGSMSVISSGVSDALVATAAGIFVAIFAYTYHQMLKRKSFELIGALQMQSDAILARKA; encoded by the coding sequence ATGATTAACAACCTTATAGACTTTTATCTTAAAAGTCACCCAGTTACCTTGGGTGTATTGGTTTTGTTGTCAGTATATTTTATAGTTTTAAACTGGGTTTTTTTTTACCGCTATTTTTCTATTAATAGTTGGCTTCAAAAAGAAAATGCCTCTTTAGAGTCACTTCTTTTAGGAGCTTCAACTGTTAATGACGATTCTTTTTTAAATAATTTTATTAAAACTAGTACAAATATTGGAAAAGAAATTTTAGATTTAGGTATGTTAGCAGCTACTAAAGAAGCCACAAAAGGCTTATCTCTGCTTTCTGTATTTGCGTCTACTACCCCGTTTATTGGGCTATTTGGAACAGTTGTCTCAATTTTAGATACTTTTACCCATATTGGTCAAAGTAGTGGAAGTATGTCTGTTATTTCAAGTGGCGTTTCAGATGCTCTTGTTGCAACTGCAGCAGGTATATTTGTTGCGATTTTTGCATATACTTATCATCAGATGCTAAAAAGAAAATCTTTTGAACTTATTGGTGCACTTCAGATGCAAAGTGATGCGATATTAGCTCGTAAGGCATAG
- the atpC gene encoding ATP synthase F1 subunit epsilon gives MDKLKLEILTPNGEIFNDEAVSVTLPGEEGEFGVLPHHASLSTLLEAGVIDIEKEDKSVESILINWGVVQVDEAKVIVLVEGAVAIRGDNESSIAAALEEAKKLINDIADAKGAIASVSAKIEFAAQRLL, from the coding sequence ATGGATAAGTTAAAACTTGAAATCCTAACTCCTAACGGTGAAATCTTCAATGATGAAGCTGTTAGTGTAACTCTTCCTGGTGAAGAGGGAGAATTTGGTGTTTTACCACATCATGCTTCATTATCAACTTTGTTGGAAGCTGGTGTTATTGACATCGAAAAAGAAGATAAATCAGTTGAATCAATTTTAATTAATTGGGGTGTTGTTCAAGTTGATGAAGCAAAAGTTATTGTTTTAGTTGAAGGTGCTGTTGCTATTCGTGGTGACAATGAAAGTAGCATTGCTGCTGCTCTTGAAGAGGCTAAGAAACTTATAAATGATATTGCTGATGCAAAAGGAGCAATTGCTTCTGTTTCTGCTAAAATAGAATTTGCTGCTCAAAGACTATTATAA
- the atpD gene encoding F0F1 ATP synthase subunit beta: MIGKISQVIGPVVDVDFEGYLPTINEAIEVKINIEGTETRLVLEVAAHLGDGRVRTIAMDMSEGLVRGMDAVSTGAPIKVPVGEKVLGRIFNVIGETIDGGEAITDAPLWSIHRAPPPLVEQSTTTEMFETGIKVVDLLAPYSKGGKVGLFGGAGVGKTVIIMELIHNVAMGHDGLSVFAGVGERTREGNDLYHEMKDSNVLDKVALCYGQMSEPPGARNRIALTGITMAEYFRDEKGLDVLMFIDNIFRFAQSGSEMSALLGRIPSAVGYQPTLAREMGALQDRITSTSKGSITSVQAVYVPADDLTDPAPASVFAHLDATTVLNRKIAEKGIYPAVDPLDSTSRLLDPQIIGEEHYGVARGVQQTLQKYKDLQDIIAILGMDELSEDDKNVVERARKIEKFLSQPFFVAEVFTGSPGKYVSLEDSIKGFKAILDGDCDDMPENAFYMVGNMDEAREKAAKQK, translated from the coding sequence ATGATTGGTAAAATAAGCCAGGTAATTGGGCCGGTTGTTGATGTTGATTTTGAAGGTTATCTTCCAACGATTAACGAAGCAATTGAAGTTAAGATTAATATAGAAGGTACTGAAACTCGTTTAGTATTAGAAGTTGCAGCTCACTTAGGTGACGGTCGTGTTAGAACGATTGCAATGGATATGAGTGAGGGTTTAGTTCGTGGAATGGATGCAGTTTCTACAGGTGCTCCTATAAAAGTACCAGTTGGAGAAAAAGTACTTGGTCGTATTTTTAATGTTATTGGTGAAACTATTGATGGTGGTGAAGCAATTACAGATGCTCCACTATGGTCAATTCATCGTGCACCTCCACCACTAGTTGAACAGTCAACTACTACAGAGATGTTTGAAACAGGTATCAAAGTAGTTGATTTACTTGCTCCTTACTCTAAAGGTGGTAAAGTTGGACTATTTGGTGGTGCAGGTGTTGGTAAAACAGTTATTATTATGGAGCTTATTCACAATGTTGCAATGGGTCATGATGGTCTATCTGTATTTGCTGGTGTTGGTGAGAGAACTCGTGAAGGAAATGACCTTTACCATGAGATGAAAGATTCTAATGTACTTGATAAAGTTGCGCTTTGTTATGGACAAATGAGTGAGCCTCCAGGAGCCCGTAACCGTATTGCTCTTACAGGTATTACTATGGCTGAGTATTTCAGAGATGAAAAAGGTCTAGATGTATTGATGTTTATTGATAATATCTTCCGTTTCGCTCAATCAGGTTCAGAGATGTCTGCACTTCTTGGTCGTATCCCTTCAGCTGTTGGTTATCAACCAACATTAGCTCGTGAAATGGGTGCTTTACAAGATAGAATTACATCTACTTCAAAAGGTTCAATTACTTCAGTTCAGGCTGTTTATGTTCCTGCGGATGACTTGACAGATCCAGCTCCTGCTTCTGTTTTTGCTCACTTAGATGCTACAACAGTATTGAACCGTAAAATAGCTGAAAAAGGTATTTATCCTGCGGTTGATCCACTAGATTCAACTTCAAGATTACTTGATCCACAAATTATTGGTGAAGAGCACTATGGTGTTGCTCGTGGTGTTCAACAAACACTTCAGAAGTATAAAGATCTTCAAGATATTATTGCAATTCTTGGTATGGATGAGCTTTCTGAAGATGATAAAAATGTTGTTGAACGTGCTCGTAAAATTGAAAAATTCTTATCTCAACCATTCTTTGTTGCAGAAGTATTTACAGGTTCTCCTGGTAAATATGTTTCTCTTGAAGATAGCATCAAAGGTTTCAAAGCAATTCTAGATGGAGATTGTGATGATATGCCAGAAAATGCATTCTATATGGTTGGTAATATGGATGAGGCTAGAGAAAAAGCTGCAAAGCAAAAATAA
- the atpG gene encoding ATP synthase F1 subunit gamma, which translates to MANLKDIQRQIKSVSNTQKTTRAMKLVSTAKLRRAEELAKRSRLYAGKMNQVIAEIAGRIKCNKVGGIDNRCFMEIENPKMVDIVFVTADKGLCGGFNIQTIKAVKRLIKDYKSKNVKVRLRGIGKKGVEFFKYNEVELFDSVIDLSSKPDKGRADEFIKISIEDYKDGKIDGLHIIYNGYKNMITQELHVKNILPVDTEQFDCAQAKKSVLEVEAEDEEHMLDSLVNRYVEYAIYYALIDSVAAEHASRMQAMDTATNNAQDMVKSLNIKFNKARQAAITTELIEIISGVESMK; encoded by the coding sequence ATGGCAAACTTGAAAGATATTCAAAGACAGATAAAGAGTGTTTCTAATACTCAAAAGACGACTCGTGCGATGAAGCTTGTATCAACTGCAAAACTTCGTCGCGCAGAAGAGCTTGCAAAACGCTCTCGTCTTTATGCTGGAAAAATGAATCAGGTAATTGCCGAAATAGCTGGACGTATAAAATGTAATAAAGTTGGCGGGATTGACAATCGATGTTTTATGGAGATTGAAAACCCAAAAATGGTTGACATTGTTTTTGTAACTGCTGATAAAGGTTTATGTGGTGGGTTTAATATTCAAACTATTAAAGCTGTTAAAAGACTTATAAAAGATTATAAAAGCAAAAATGTAAAAGTACGTTTACGTGGAATCGGTAAGAAAGGTGTTGAATTTTTTAAATATAACGAAGTTGAACTTTTTGACTCAGTTATAGATTTAAGTTCAAAACCTGATAAAGGTAGAGCTGACGAATTTATAAAAATTTCTATTGAAGATTATAAAGATGGAAAAATTGATGGTCTTCATATAATCTATAATGGATATAAAAATATGATAACTCAAGAGTTACATGTTAAGAATATTCTACCAGTAGATACTGAGCAATTTGATTGTGCTCAAGCAAAAAAGTCAGTTCTTGAAGTAGAAGCAGAAGATGAAGAACATATGTTAGACTCTTTAGTAAACAGATATGTTGAATACGCTATTTATTATGCACTTATTGATTCGGTGGCTGCTGAACATGCATCTAGAATGCAAGCAATGGACACAGCAACAAATAATGCACAAGACATGGTTAAAAGTCTCAATATCAAGTTTAATAAAGCAAGACAAGCAGCTATTACTACAGAACTTATTGAAATAATAAGTGGTGTGGAGTCTATGAAATAA
- the atpA gene encoding F0F1 ATP synthase subunit alpha, which translates to MVAKIKADEISSIIKERIDNFELSVDINETGKIVSYADGVAQVYGLSNVMAGEMVEFEEGTKGLVMNLEESAVGVVILGPGSELKEGMSVKRLGKLLRIPVGDALLGRVVNALGEPIDGKGPIETTETRFVEEKAPGIMNRKSVHEPLATGIKAIDALVPIGRGQRELIIGDRQTGKTTIAIDAIINQKGNDVVCIYVAIGQKESTVAQIIRRLEEHGAMEYTIIVSSTAAEAAALQFLAPYAGVTMGEYFRDNARHGLIVYDDLSKHAVAYREMSLILRRPPGREAYPGDVFYIHSRLLERAAKVCDEDGAGSLTALPIIETQAGDVAAYIPTNVISITDGQIFLETELFNSGVRPAINVGLSVSRVGGAAQIKATKQVAGTLRLDLAQYRELQAFAQFASDLDETSRKQLERGQRMVEVLKQGPFSPLSAEKQVAIIFAGNEGFLDDFDPSNVVRFEAEMYPFIEASYPQIFENIRSTLKVDDDTKALLIKALEEFKATFVVA; encoded by the coding sequence GTGGTAGCAAAAATTAAAGCTGATGAAATCAGCTCAATAATCAAAGAGCGTATCGATAACTTTGAGTTAAGTGTTGATATTAACGAAACAGGTAAGATTGTTTCTTATGCTGATGGTGTTGCTCAAGTTTACGGACTTAGTAATGTAATGGCCGGAGAAATGGTAGAGTTTGAAGAAGGAACTAAAGGTTTAGTAATGAACCTTGAAGAGAGCGCAGTAGGTGTTGTTATCTTAGGACCTGGTTCTGAACTTAAAGAGGGTATGAGTGTTAAAAGACTTGGTAAACTTCTTCGTATTCCTGTAGGTGATGCACTTTTAGGTCGTGTTGTAAATGCACTTGGTGAACCAATTGACGGTAAAGGTCCAATTGAAACAACTGAAACTCGTTTTGTTGAAGAAAAAGCACCTGGAATTATGAATAGAAAATCTGTTCATGAGCCATTAGCAACTGGTATTAAAGCAATTGATGCACTTGTTCCAATTGGCCGTGGTCAGCGTGAGCTTATCATTGGTGACAGACAAACTGGTAAAACAACTATTGCAATAGATGCTATAATAAATCAAAAAGGCAATGATGTTGTCTGTATTTATGTTGCAATAGGTCAGAAAGAATCAACTGTTGCTCAAATTATTCGTCGTTTAGAAGAACATGGTGCAATGGAATATACAATTATTGTATCTTCTACAGCTGCTGAAGCTGCTGCACTTCAATTTTTAGCTCCATATGCTGGTGTTACTATGGGTGAATACTTCCGTGATAACGCTAGACATGGTCTAATTGTTTATGATGATTTATCTAAGCATGCAGTTGCATACCGTGAAATGTCACTTATTCTTCGTCGTCCTCCTGGTCGTGAAGCATATCCAGGTGATGTTTTCTATATTCACTCTCGCCTTCTTGAAAGAGCGGCTAAAGTCTGTGATGAAGATGGAGCTGGTAGTTTAACTGCTCTTCCAATTATTGAAACTCAAGCTGGTGATGTTGCGGCATATATTCCAACTAATGTTATTTCAATTACAGATGGTCAGATTTTCCTTGAAACTGAACTATTTAATTCGGGTGTTCGTCCAGCAATAAATGTTGGGCTTTCAGTGTCTCGTGTTGGTGGTGCTGCTCAGATTAAAGCTACTAAGCAAGTTGCTGGTACTTTAAGACTTGACCTTGCTCAGTATCGTGAACTTCAAGCATTCGCTCAATTTGCATCTGACCTTGATGAAACATCTCGTAAACAACTAGAGCGTGGACAAAGAATGGTAGAAGTTCTCAAGCAAGGACCTTTCTCCCCACTTTCAGCAGAGAAGCAAGTTGCTATTATTTTTGCTGGTAATGAAGGTTTCTTAGATGATTTCGATCCTTCTAATGTTGTTCGTTTTGAAGCTGAAATGTATCCATTTATTGAAGCTAGTTATCCTCAGATTTTTGAGAATATAAGAAGTACTTTAAAAGTAGATGATGATACTAAGGCACTGTTAATCAAAGCACTTGAAGAATTCAAAGCTACTTTTGTAGTAGCGTAA
- a CDS encoding F0F1 ATP synthase subunit delta, producing MEELIAKRYIKALKNSSDIKSMANMTIIFKTLSESFQDTKFIQVMNSTDVSNEQKLEILLASVKSVKSETVDSLIKLLVENDRINIIPALAEGMRKDATNTSKVYNGVVYSDTDIDKKIMKDLSSGLSKKFDSNISLKFIKDNFDGIKVNVEDLGIEINFSKSRINSQIIEHIAKAI from the coding sequence ATGGAAGAATTAATTGCAAAAAGATATATAAAAGCTTTAAAAAATAGTTCTGATATAAAATCAATGGCAAATATGACAATTATATTTAAAACATTATCTGAATCATTCCAAGATACCAAATTTATTCAAGTTATGAATAGTACAGATGTAAGTAATGAGCAAAAGTTAGAGATTCTTTTAGCATCTGTAAAATCTGTTAAATCTGAAACTGTTGATTCTTTAATAAAATTGCTTGTTGAAAATGACCGTATTAATATTATTCCAGCTTTAGCAGAAGGAATGAGAAAAGATGCTACAAATACAAGTAAAGTTTATAACGGTGTTGTTTATAGCGATACAGATATAGATAAAAAAATTATGAAAGATTTAAGTAGTGGCTTAAGTAAAAAATTTGATTCAAATATTTCACTAAAATTTATTAAAGATAATTTTGATGGTATTAAGGTGAATGTAGAAGATCTTGGAATAGAAATTAATTTTTCTAAATCAAGAATTAATAGTCAAATCATAGAACATATTGCAAAAGCAATTTAA
- a CDS encoding F0F1 ATP synthase subunit B, producing MSKILLLITILSTYAFASGGAEGGGTDIIQRTVNFLLFAGLVWYLVAEPIKNFFIGRSQGIADELQKVQDKLNESVKLKNDALAKISDAKKFAEELVVVSKKENKILNDNIMLQCESDLENIGRQNISLMEFEQRRMVRVVVEDVLKEVLSQTNDDFDKEAMANVILKKVA from the coding sequence GTGAGTAAAATATTATTATTAATTACGATATTATCAACTTATGCATTTGCATCTGGTGGGGCAGAAGGTGGAGGAACAGATATTATTCAAAGAACAGTTAACTTTTTACTGTTTGCTGGTTTGGTTTGGTACCTTGTTGCAGAGCCAATTAAAAACTTTTTTATTGGGAGAAGTCAAGGCATCGCTGATGAGTTACAAAAAGTTCAAGATAAGTTAAACGAATCTGTTAAGCTTAAAAATGATGCTTTAGCTAAAATATCAGATGCTAAGAAATTTGCAGAAGAGTTAGTAGTTGTTTCTAAGAAAGAGAATAAAATTTTAAATGACAATATTATGCTTCAATGTGAATCAGATTTAGAAAATATTGGCAGACAAAATATTTCTTTGATGGAGTTCGAGCAAAGAAGAATGGTTCGAGTTGTTGTTGAAGATGTATTAAAAGAAGTTTTAAGTCAAACAAATGATGATTTTGATAAAGAAGCAATGGCTAATGTTATCTTAAAGAAGGTGGCATAA
- a CDS encoding FoF1 ATP synthase subunit B' → MLDINPILLLATFVVFLSLIAVLNSWLYNPLFSFMNKRDEDIKKDLQKVGNNDDEINALYLEAESIVNNAKLEASALREKVIEDAKELADSKLDAKHAELASEYLEFEQSLAESKEQLVSDLMSQVPLFKDAVKAKFSQI, encoded by the coding sequence ATGTTAGATATAAATCCGATATTACTTTTAGCTACATTTGTTGTATTTCTTTCACTAATTGCCGTTCTTAATAGTTGGCTTTATAATCCATTATTTAGTTTCATGAATAAAAGAGATGAGGATATCAAAAAAGACCTACAAAAAGTAGGGAATAACGATGATGAAATCAACGCTTTATATTTAGAAGCTGAGTCAATAGTTAATAATGCTAAACTAGAAGCTTCGGCCCTAAGAGAGAAAGTTATAGAAGATGCCAAAGAGTTGGCAGACAGTAAGCTAGACGCAAAACATGCTGAATTAGCTAGTGAATACTTAGAATTTGAGCAATCACTTGCAGAGTCTAAAGAACAATTGGTTAGTGACTTGATGTCACAAGTTCCATTGTTTAAAGATGCTGTAAAAGCTAAATTCAGTCAGATATAA
- a CDS encoding ParB/RepB/Spo0J family partition protein translates to MKSVKLGRGLDALLGEMDEAYGNESSSKNSIIELSLKDIRPNPYQPRKYFNESSLLELGESIKNDGLLQPIVVSEDIDGYILIAGERRVRASKLLKLKTIRAILLNTDDKKMRQFALIENIQRDELNSVELAEAYSELLKMYDVTQEELALKIHKSRTHITNTIRLLQLSSKTQKALIEKKITAGHAKVLIGLDEKQQQLIVNSIIGQKLSVREVESIIKNMKNKDEPFVEKTKAAEYDFSDLKEKFEFLGYKTNFSRNKFTIEFKDKSQIDNFLSRL, encoded by the coding sequence ATGAAATCAGTGAAACTTGGTCGTGGACTAGACGCACTTTTAGGAGAGATGGATGAGGCTTACGGAAATGAGAGTTCATCAAAAAATAGTATAATAGAATTATCTCTTAAAGACATTAGACCTAATCCATATCAACCTCGAAAATATTTTAATGAAAGTTCTCTTTTAGAACTAGGAGAATCAATTAAAAATGATGGTTTACTTCAACCAATAGTAGTAAGCGAAGATATAGATGGATATATTTTAATTGCAGGAGAAAGAAGAGTTCGTGCCTCAAAATTATTAAAATTAAAAACAATTCGTGCAATTTTATTGAATACTGATGATAAGAAAATGCGACAGTTTGCACTAATTGAAAATATTCAAAGAGATGAATTAAACTCGGTAGAACTTGCAGAGGCTTACAGTGAACTTCTGAAAATGTATGATGTAACACAAGAAGAACTAGCTCTAAAGATACATAAAAGTAGAACACATATCACAAATACAATTAGGTTGCTCCAACTTTCATCAAAAACTCAGAAAGCTCTTATTGAGAAAAAAATAACTGCTGGTCATGCAAAAGTTTTGATAGGACTTGATGAAAAGCAGCAACAACTGATAGTAAATTCAATTATTGGACAAAAACTTAGTGTTAGAGAAGTAGAGTCGATCATAAAAAATATGAAAAATAAAGATGAACCATTTGTTGAGAAAACTAAGGCTGCAGAATATGATTTTTCTGACTTAAAAGAAAAATTTGAGTTTCTAGGTTATAAAACAAATTTTTCAAGGAATAAATTTACTATAGAATTTAAGGATAAAAGTCAAATAGATAATTTTCTTAGCCGTTTATAA